From uncultured Pseudodesulfovibrio sp.:
CCCCGTCCAATAATCATGCACTTTTGCGAGTCTGACTGGAATATGCCAAAAGCAGCATCTACTCCTCTGAATTCTCTGAACTTATTAACAAGCGAGGAAAGAGATGTCATACCGTTGTTAATTGTCAAAGCGCAAATTCCCACACTTACGGTACCAACATTGATGATTTCCGACTCTTCAAGAATCCTCCCAAAAAGTTCGGTGTGAGCATCGTCCATAGCGTCATCCAAGTAGGCAGATACCACGTTGAGGTCGGCACCATTTTCGATGAGATAACTCACCATGGCCGCATCCCTGCCCGTAACACAAGGATAGCGAAGACACCCAGTGTCGGAGTAAATACCGAGAAGGAAAAGTGTTGCATGCATGGGGGACATCGGAGTGTCGCGTTCTTGCATCTTTTCCAGGAGCAGAGTCACTGCCGCGCCGACTTCTTCACGATGGGTTTCACTGCTGTCAATGGTCACGCCTTCCATGTGATGATCCCAGCAAATGACTTCAAGATCCTCTCTTTCAGCAAGAGAATCCATCTTGTCCAAACGCTTCCAGTTGTTGGCATCGACCACAATAAGAGAAGTCACTTCATCAAGATCAAACCCTTTTCTGGGGACAATTCTCAAAATATTTTGATGGATTGCCAAAAACTGCTTCACTTCGGGATTGACCATGCTGGGGAGCACTCCAACGGCTCCCGGATAAAGAAACGTACAGGCAACAACTGAAGCCAAGGCATCAAAATCAGTCCGAGTATGTGTTGTAACAAATTGCATCGTATTGACTCTCCAGAGGTACGCATCATGGACGTTATTGTATTTTGCCCCCACCATGTAACACAGTTGCAGGACACTGCAATCCACCCCAAAGTAAGGAAATCCAAAACCGCAGATAAAACAACGGCACAAACATACTCATCATTTGCTTAAAAATTATAATCAATATATCGCTATGATGAATAACCGGCTTTTATTGATAACTTTAATTTTATACCTCTATGCGCACAATTGTACTTCTGTTTATTGCTCTCTTAACATTTCCCGCAAACCTTTTGGCTGCGGACGGCGTTGCGTACCCTTATGACGACCCCTTTCAGGCCACCGTGTATGGTACTCCGCCGGAACTTATCCACGCAATAAAAGACCCCGTTAAACCAAAACTGCGTTCGCTCCGTATCAAGAATAGACAAGTGCCGAGCGTCTTCTCCTACAGCGATGAGATGTACTACAGTACCGCTTTGCAAGACGACGAGGCTCCGCTTATTTTCATCATCGCGGGCACAGGCGCCGAGCACAATTCCTCGAAAATGAAATTTCTGACTCAAGCCTTTTATCAGGCCGGGTACCATGTCGTGGCCCTTTCTTCGCCAACGCATATGAATTTCATTGTCAGTATTTCTGAATTCGCCGCACCGGGTTATGTGCCTCACGATGTGGACGATCTTTACAGGGTAATGCTCTGGATCAAGAAAGAGATTGAAGAGGAGAGGGAAGTAACCGACTATTTCATCACGGGGTACAGTCTCGGCGCAATGCATGCCGCCTTTCTTACCCACAAGGATTCAGAACTCGGCGACTTCAATTTCCGAAAAGCACTCATGATCAACCCGCCCGTCAGTCTCTATCACTCCGTAGGCCGACTGGATTCATGGCTCACCCCCGAAAATCTTGGAGACAGGACGGAACACGAAGAGATCGAACGACTCGTCAATATTTTCTCCAACTACTATGAACGTGCGGACGTTACTGACCTCGACGACGATTTCATGTATGAAATGATTACGCATGTTGACCTGAAAGACGAGGATTTGCGTGCGCTGATCGCCGTAGACTTCCGGGTCTCGTCATCATCCATGATATTTTCTTCCGATGTCTGTTTGCAGGCCGGATATATAGTTCCCCCCAATGCCTACCCTCTCACGGCAGGCACCTCTCTCATGCCGTATGCCGAAGAAGCCTTCGACATCAGCTTTGAAGAATACATGACAGAATTTCTTCTGCCCTATTTGCAGTATTTGTATCCAACGATGGATCGCTACGACATGCTCAAGAAATGCAGCCTGTATGACATCCGTACCTATCTCAAAGAAACGGACAAAATCGTCCTTATCGGCAATCGTGACGACGTCATACTTAATGAGCAAGATCTCTCTTTCATCAAAAATGTCTTCGGCAACCGCGCGAAATTATTTTATAGTGGCGGACATTGCGGCAACATAATGTTTGGTCCATTTGTCGAATCCATGCTTGAGATGGTGAAGTCATGATGCGACCCACAGCAGTCCTTCAATGCATCCTCGTATTCGCCTTGCTGTCGTTTCTCGGCGCATGTGGCGCGGCCACGACAACTCATATTGAACCAGCTCTCGATCTTCCCGTTTCAAAATTTCAAACCACTGCCAATCATTGGCCGGAAGCCCGCCAGCATGATCTGAAATTCATGGAAGTGTACGATCCATGGGAACCCATGAACCGACATCTCTACAATTTCAACGCGGGATTCGATGAGCATTTCATGCTTCCTGTCACCTCCGGGTACGAAGCCGTATTGCCTTCCCCTGTCCGGTCAGGTGTTTCCAACTTCATACAGAATGTGAATGAGCTTCCAACACTTGTGAACTGCATATTGCAAGGTAAAATCGAAAAAAGCGCCATCACCTCATCACGATTCCTCATCAACTCGACACTCGGTATCGCCGGAATCATGGACCTGGCCTCTGACAACCCCAATTATGCACTGCAAAAAGAAGATTTCGGGCAAACACTTGGTGTATGGGGCTTCGGTGACGGACCATATTTCGTCATGCCGATATTCGGCCCATCAAACGTGCGTGACACAGTCGGTTTCGGCGGAGATTTCATGCTCGTACTGATACAAATGAAACATATGTATAGACTGCTCGGGGTGAACAACCCCCAAACCGTCGGATATGCAGAACTCGCTATTCGAGCTTTGAACAGACGATCAAACACGGCTTTCCGCTACCACGAAACAGGCTCGCCCTTCGAATATGAAATGATCCGTTTTATTTACACAAAGAAACGCGAGCTGGATATCCAGCACTGATAATCTCGGTTTTCATCACAAGAGTCCGAACATGAAGGTTCATTACCTTCACGATCTCGGACTCGATGAAACACGGGAGGCCATCGAAGGAACCTTATAAGCTAAAACTAAGCTAGGAAGTAGACCAATGGGTCGGGATGAGAGTTCCGACCCTTTTCTTTTGGTGGCTGACACTGCTCCAGCTTGAGAGTATACAGACTTCGAAATAGATCAACAGATAAACAAACCATGACCAAATTGATACTTACCCCACTCAAATATTCTTTCTCACTGATTAAAGATTATTTTTCAAAACCAAAACCTATACTTGGTGGAACAATGTCAAATCAACACATTACTGATTACCTGACCGACTACATCGAAACAAAAACGCCTACTGAACACGCTATCTTAATCAATGGCAAATGGGGTTCTGGAAAGACATGGCTTATTAAGACATTCATTAAAGATTACAAACCCCAAAATGATGATGTAAAATTAATCCTAATCAGCTTATATGGCATAACTTCATTAGAAGATATCAATAGTGAATACATAAGACAGGCTTATCCCATACTTAGTTCCAAAGGTATGATCTTGGGAAAAGCGGTTGGGAAAGCTATGCTAAAAGGATTTTTAAAATTGGACATTGATGGGGACAAGAACAAAGACGGAGAAATCAATTTAAATGATTGCAGTGGATTAATCTCAAATAAAGATTTTGAATCCAATAAGCACATCCTTTTCTTCGATGATGTCGAAAGGTGTGAACTAAACATCGTCCAAGTCCTTGGGTATATAAATCACTTTGTCGAAATGCAGGGTTATAAGGCTGTTATACTTGCTAATGACGACAAGATCGCCAAACGCTGGGAAAAATCTAATAAGGATGACCAAGGCACTTATGCTGACATGAAAGAAAAACTTATTGGCAAGACTTTTAAGATAGAATCAAATCCCGCCGAAGCCATATTGTCATTTATAGATAACATCACTCACAAAAAAACAAAGCACATATGTAAAAAATCATCAGATCAAATAATAAGCATCTACAAAGAATCGATGTACGAAAACCTAAGGCAAATTAAGCGAGCACTCTTGGAATTCGAATCTCTAATTAAGTCTCTACCTAATGACATCCTAAACAATGACGATTTTAACAAACATTTTCTTTCTTTGTTTTTAGTATACACGATAGAATCGAACAAAACTATTTTTACTGGTGAAATAAGTAGCAACCTAGTTAGCTTACGAATGAGGAACAGAAAAAAGGACCTACCATCAAAACTCGAAGTAACAATAAACAAATACACAACAGTGGATGCTAAAGATCCACTCCTCAATCAGGATGCATGGGATAACATAATTTTTTCAAATGCTGCACTTGATGTCGAATTGATAAAAACATCTATCCTTAACACACCCTACTTCTACACATCAAAAACCCCTGCTTGGAAACAACTGCGGAATCTTTATAGCCTTGAAGATGAAGAGTTTGATTCTCTAAAAGAAGTAGTCAAAGGTCAATTTCAAAATTGTGATATCGCTTCGCCTCAAATACTTCTCCACATGTTCGGAATTCTATTGACCATTTCCAAGAATGATTTGCTCGGGATGAAGGAAGACAGGTTGGTGAAGCAGGCAAAGAAAAACATAGACAAACTACTCAATGATGGTCGGCTTTACACTGAGAAAATGCTGCCCTCGTGGAACGACCTCGACGACCTTGATTCATTGGAAGATCTGCAATGCCGCTTCCACCAAAAAGAATTTAAGCAAGTTGTAAAATACTACAAACAGCAACAAGACGTCGGTAAACAAAAATTCCTAAAAAAAGCGTCAAATGAGCTAATCAAACTTATGACCGATGACCCACATGAATTCCTGCTGTCTGTAATTCGTACCAATCATGGGAATTGCAGGTTCTATGATAAGCCTATTCTTTCACATATCGACCCAGCACTTTTCGTGGAGACCTTTGCAAAACTGCCCAACCATCAAAAAGGAGAGATTAGAAGTGCCATCTCACTGAGGTACAGAGATTTCTTCACTGAAAAGTTAACTTCAGAATTGGAATGGCTTGTTGAAGTACAGAAGTTAATGATTGAAGAATCTAAAAAATGGGAAGGAAAGGTAAGCTCAATCCACTACAAAATGATGATTGAGCAAAAACTAGAGAATAGCATCGCCAACCTTAAAGAAAAATTGGAAAAGAAAAAGGTCAACGAAAAAACTAGCGTAAAAGAAAAAGCCCTTACAACTTAATGTAAGGGCTTGATCTTCTAGTGGCGGAGCCGACGAGACTCGAACTCGCGGCCTCCGGCGTGACAGGCCGGCGTTATAACCAGCTTAACTACGGCTCCGCACTATATATAAAGGGCGTTAAGCAATCCCTCTATGTCAAATTGGTGGGCGCTACAGGGCTCGAACCTGTGACCCTC
This genomic window contains:
- a CDS encoding DHH family phosphoesterase, whose translation is MQFVTTHTRTDFDALASVVACTFLYPGAVGVLPSMVNPEVKQFLAIHQNILRIVPRKGFDLDEVTSLIVVDANNWKRLDKMDSLAEREDLEVICWDHHMEGVTIDSSETHREEVGAAVTLLLEKMQERDTPMSPMHATLFLLGIYSDTGCLRYPCVTGRDAAMVSYLIENGADLNVVSAYLDDAMDDAHTELFGRILEESEIINVGTVSVGICALTINNGMTSLSSLVNKFREFRGVDAAFGIFQSDSQKCMIIGRGKPQFIDIGQVMRTLGGGGHPGAGSAIIKDASPAEAAMQVQSLIDRACNDATEVRAVMSDPSKFIVEADATMAQASEKLSLKKISGLMICEKMTLIGGLSVMDCAKAEKSGRANVPVKGYARRNISKLAPSTCCREAVLLMTKAKEGLLAVVDGDKLVGVVTQTDLLLQVYDF
- a CDS encoding alpha/beta hydrolase gives rise to the protein MRTIVLLFIALLTFPANLLAADGVAYPYDDPFQATVYGTPPELIHAIKDPVKPKLRSLRIKNRQVPSVFSYSDEMYYSTALQDDEAPLIFIIAGTGAEHNSSKMKFLTQAFYQAGYHVVALSSPTHMNFIVSISEFAAPGYVPHDVDDLYRVMLWIKKEIEEEREVTDYFITGYSLGAMHAAFLTHKDSELGDFNFRKALMINPPVSLYHSVGRLDSWLTPENLGDRTEHEEIERLVNIFSNYYERADVTDLDDDFMYEMITHVDLKDEDLRALIAVDFRVSSSSMIFSSDVCLQAGYIVPPNAYPLTAGTSLMPYAEEAFDISFEEYMTEFLLPYLQYLYPTMDRYDMLKKCSLYDIRTYLKETDKIVLIGNRDDVILNEQDLSFIKNVFGNRAKLFYSGGHCGNIMFGPFVESMLEMVKS
- a CDS encoding VacJ family lipoprotein — encoded protein: MMRPTAVLQCILVFALLSFLGACGAATTTHIEPALDLPVSKFQTTANHWPEARQHDLKFMEVYDPWEPMNRHLYNFNAGFDEHFMLPVTSGYEAVLPSPVRSGVSNFIQNVNELPTLVNCILQGKIEKSAITSSRFLINSTLGIAGIMDLASDNPNYALQKEDFGQTLGVWGFGDGPYFVMPIFGPSNVRDTVGFGGDFMLVLIQMKHMYRLLGVNNPQTVGYAELAIRALNRRSNTAFRYHETGSPFEYEMIRFIYTKKRELDIQH
- a CDS encoding P-loop NTPase fold protein, coding for MTKLILTPLKYSFSLIKDYFSKPKPILGGTMSNQHITDYLTDYIETKTPTEHAILINGKWGSGKTWLIKTFIKDYKPQNDDVKLILISLYGITSLEDINSEYIRQAYPILSSKGMILGKAVGKAMLKGFLKLDIDGDKNKDGEINLNDCSGLISNKDFESNKHILFFDDVERCELNIVQVLGYINHFVEMQGYKAVILANDDKIAKRWEKSNKDDQGTYADMKEKLIGKTFKIESNPAEAILSFIDNITHKKTKHICKKSSDQIISIYKESMYENLRQIKRALLEFESLIKSLPNDILNNDDFNKHFLSLFLVYTIESNKTIFTGEISSNLVSLRMRNRKKDLPSKLEVTINKYTTVDAKDPLLNQDAWDNIIFSNAALDVELIKTSILNTPYFYTSKTPAWKQLRNLYSLEDEEFDSLKEVVKGQFQNCDIASPQILLHMFGILLTISKNDLLGMKEDRLVKQAKKNIDKLLNDGRLYTEKMLPSWNDLDDLDSLEDLQCRFHQKEFKQVVKYYKQQQDVGKQKFLKKASNELIKLMTDDPHEFLLSVIRTNHGNCRFYDKPILSHIDPALFVETFAKLPNHQKGEIRSAISLRYRDFFTEKLTSELEWLVEVQKLMIEESKKWEGKVSSIHYKMMIEQKLENSIANLKEKLEKKKVNEKTSVKEKALTT